In the Engystomops pustulosus chromosome 2, aEngPut4.maternal, whole genome shotgun sequence genome, one interval contains:
- the SFPQ gene encoding splicing factor, proline- and glutamine-rich isoform X1, with amino-acid sequence MSRDRFRNRGGMGGGGMGGGGMGMGMNIYRRGNGSRGGMGGMQNFRGHGYMDSNRGPSGHYNQHQNKHQQNQQKPPQQQQKPQDQQKPPQQQPPQKPPQQNNQEQKPAAQPPANQETPKTPQTPAAKTPTTQTPAASPQTKPAPSPQQKPASTPQQPPAQKPTTPSPAPKQPPKANTPGQSPAPSQPPQQQKPAQPQQQNQQQQQQRPAQPQQQQKPGPPQQQQNQQQQRPAQPPQQQNQQQQRPAQPQQQQNQQQQRPGQPQQQNQQQRPGQPQQQQRPGQQNQQQNQQRQRPGPNPQPGQKRPHQSRFQSHPPPQEQQPATAETRDEGGWNDGVRATLSLLKRPGEKTYTQRCRLFVGNLPTDISDEEFKKLFAKYGEPGEVFINKSKGFGFIKLETRALAEIAKAELDDFPMRGRQLRVRFATHSAALSVRNLSPFVSNELLEEAFSQFGPVERAVVIVDDRGRSTGKGIVEFAAKPAARKAYERCTEGVFLLTTTPMPVIVEPLEQFDDEDGLPEKLAQKNHLYQKEREVPPRFAQHGSFEFEYSQRWKSLDEMEKQQRQQVEKNMKEAKEKLESEMEDAFHEHQANLLRQDLLRRQEELRRMEELHNQEMQKRKEMQLRQEEERRRREEEMMLRQREMEEQMRRQREEGYRMGYMDPRERELRMGGNSMAMGDPYAAAAQKYPPLGAPGMGYDGSPGVTQAAIASSLMAGDMRNDRFVQGNAGTPNAQASRGIGAVPPAAAAGGYGRGRDEYEGPNKKPRF; translated from the exons ATGTCCCGTGATAGATTTAGAAACCGTGGAGGTATGGGCGGAGGAGGAATGGGCGGAGGAGGAATGGGCATGGGAATGAACATCTACCGGCGGGGTAACGGCAGTCGTGGAGGCATGGGAGGTATGCAGAATTTCCGTGGACACGGCTACATGGACTCGAACCGCGGCCCTTCCGGTCATTATAATCAACACCAGAATAAGCATCAACAGAACCAGCAGAAGCCTCCGCAACAGCAACAGAAGCCGCAGGATCAGCAGAAACCACCCCAGCAGCAGCCGCCACAGAAGCCCCCACAGCAGAACAACCAGGAGCAGAAGCCTGCCGCTCAGCCCCCCGCTAACCAGGAGACCCCGAAGACTCCCCAAACACCCGCAGCCAAAACCCCCACTACCCAGACTCCTGCCGCGTCCCCCCAAACCAAGCCCGCACCGTCCCCCCAACAGAAGCCCGCCAGTACTCCGCAGCAGCCGCCCGCACAGAAGCCCACTACCCCCAGCCCGGCGCCCAAGCAGCCACCTAAAGCCAATACTCCCGGACAAAGCCCGGCTCCGTCACAGCCGCCACAGCAGCAGAAGCCTGCTCAGCCCCAACAGCagaatcagcagcagcagcagcagaggccTGCTCAGCCCCAACAGCAACAGAAGCCCGGCCCGCCGCAACAGCAGCAGAATCAGCAGCAGCAAAGGCCTGCTCAGCCTCCACAGCAGCAGAATCAGCAGCAGCAAAGGCCTGCTCAGCCTCAACAGCAGCAGAATCAGCAGCAGCAAAGGCCTGGCCAGCCTCAACAGCAGAATCAGCAGCAGAGGCCCGGGCAGCCCCAACAACAGCAGAGACCCGGACAGCAGAATCAGCAGCAAAATCAGCAGAGGCAGCGACCTGGGCCTAACCCGCAGCCCGGCCAGAAGAGGCCGCACCAGTCCAGGTTTCAGTCCCATCCCCCGCCACAAGAACAGCAGCCTGCAACCGCGGAAACCCGAGACGAGGGCGGCTGGAACGAT GGTGTTAGGGCCACTCTGTCCCTTCTGAAGAGGCCTGGAGAGAAGACATACACGCAGCGCTGCAGGCTGTTTGTGGGAAATCTTCCCACTGATATCAGTGATGAAGAGTTCAAGAAGCTATTTGCAAAATATGGCGAACCCGGGGAAGTGTTCATCAACAAGAGCAAAGGATTTGGCTTTATTAAGCTG GAAACAAGGGCGCTGGCTGAAATTGCCAAAGCAGAGCTTGATGACTTCCCAATGAGAGGCAGACAACTGAGAGTACGATTTGCAACTCATTCTGCTGCTCTTTCTGTTCGCAATTTGTCTCCATTTGTGTCAAATGAGCTCTTAGAAGAGGCCTTCAGTCAGTTTGGACCAGTTGAGAGGGCTGTAGTTATAGTGGATGACCGAGGGAGATCCACTGGAAAGGGGATTGTTGAATTTGCTGCAAAACCAGCAGCCAGAAAAGCCTATGAAAGATGTACTGAAGGAGTGTTTCTTTTGACAAC AACACCAATGCCTGTGATTGTGGAACCCCTAGAGCAGTTTGATGATGAGGATGGACTTCCTGAGAAACTTGCTCAGAAAAATCACCTATATCAAAA GGAGAGAGAAGTTCCACCTCGGTTTGCACAGCATGGCTCCTTTGAGTTTGAGTATTCCCAGAGGTGGAAGTCTTTGGATGAAATGGAGAAACAGCAAAGACAACAGGTGGAGAAAAACATGAAGGAAGCTAAAGAGAAGCTTGAAAGTGAAATGGAAGATGCTTTTCATGAACATCAAGCCAACCTGCTTCGACAAG atcttCTGAGACGACAAGAAGAACTCAGACGAATGGAAGAACTACATAACCAAGAAATGCAGAAACGTAAAGAGATGCAGCTAAG ACAAGAGGAGGAACGACGAAGACGTGAAGAGGAGATGATGCTTCGTCAGCGTGAAATGGAGGAGCAGATGAGGCGCCAAAGAGAAGAGGGTTACCGAATGGGATACATGGACCCT AGAGAACGAGAGTTGCGCATGGGAGGAAACTCCATGGCCATGGGAG atCCCTATGCTGCAGCAGCACAGAAGTACCCACCTCTTGGGGCACCTGGTATGGGTTATGATGGCAGTCCAGGTGTGACCCAGGCAGCAATTGCTTCATCACTTATGGCAGGAGACATG CGTAATGATCGCTTTGTCCAGGGCAATGCAGGGACTCCTAATGCACAGGCTTCCAGAGGGATTGGGGCTGTACCTCCTGCAGCAGCTGCTGGAGGTTATGGCAGGGGAAGAGATGAATATGAAGGGCCAAACAAAAAACCCAGGTTCTAA
- the SFPQ gene encoding splicing factor, proline- and glutamine-rich isoform X2, producing the protein MSRDRFRNRGGMGGGGMGGGGMGMGMNIYRRGNGSRGGMGGMQNFRGHGYMDSNRGPSGHYNQHQNKHQQNQQKPPQQQQKPQDQQKPPQQQPPQKPPQQNNQEQKPAAQPPANQETPKTPQTPAAKTPTTQTPAASPQTKPAPSPQQKPASTPQQPPAQKPTTPSPAPKQPPKANTPGQSPAPSQPPQQQKPAQPQQQNQQQQQQRPAQPQQQQKPGPPQQQQNQQQQRPAQPPQQQNQQQQRPAQPQQQQNQQQQRPGQPQQQNQQQRPGQPQQQQRPGQQNQQQNQQRQRPGPNPQPGQKRPHQSRFQSHPPPQEQQPATAETRDEGGWNDGVRATLSLLKRPGEKTYTQRCRLFVGNLPTDISDEEFKKLFAKYGEPGEVFINKSKGFGFIKLETRALAEIAKAELDDFPMRGRQLRVRFATHSAALSVRNLSPFVSNELLEEAFSQFGPVERAVVIVDDRGRSTGKGIVEFAAKPAARKAYERCTEGVFLLTTTPMPVIVEPLEQFDDEDGLPEKLAQKNHLYQKEREVPPRFAQHGSFEFEYSQRWKSLDEMEKQQRQQVEKNMKEAKEKLESEMEDAFHEHQANLLRQDLLRRQEELRRMEELHNQEMQKRKEMQLRQEEERRRREEEMMLRQREMEEQMRRQREEGYRMGYMDPRERELRMGGNSMAMGDPYAAAAQKYPPLGAPGMGYDGSPGVTQAAIASSLMAGDMVWSLDLG; encoded by the exons ATGTCCCGTGATAGATTTAGAAACCGTGGAGGTATGGGCGGAGGAGGAATGGGCGGAGGAGGAATGGGCATGGGAATGAACATCTACCGGCGGGGTAACGGCAGTCGTGGAGGCATGGGAGGTATGCAGAATTTCCGTGGACACGGCTACATGGACTCGAACCGCGGCCCTTCCGGTCATTATAATCAACACCAGAATAAGCATCAACAGAACCAGCAGAAGCCTCCGCAACAGCAACAGAAGCCGCAGGATCAGCAGAAACCACCCCAGCAGCAGCCGCCACAGAAGCCCCCACAGCAGAACAACCAGGAGCAGAAGCCTGCCGCTCAGCCCCCCGCTAACCAGGAGACCCCGAAGACTCCCCAAACACCCGCAGCCAAAACCCCCACTACCCAGACTCCTGCCGCGTCCCCCCAAACCAAGCCCGCACCGTCCCCCCAACAGAAGCCCGCCAGTACTCCGCAGCAGCCGCCCGCACAGAAGCCCACTACCCCCAGCCCGGCGCCCAAGCAGCCACCTAAAGCCAATACTCCCGGACAAAGCCCGGCTCCGTCACAGCCGCCACAGCAGCAGAAGCCTGCTCAGCCCCAACAGCagaatcagcagcagcagcagcagaggccTGCTCAGCCCCAACAGCAACAGAAGCCCGGCCCGCCGCAACAGCAGCAGAATCAGCAGCAGCAAAGGCCTGCTCAGCCTCCACAGCAGCAGAATCAGCAGCAGCAAAGGCCTGCTCAGCCTCAACAGCAGCAGAATCAGCAGCAGCAAAGGCCTGGCCAGCCTCAACAGCAGAATCAGCAGCAGAGGCCCGGGCAGCCCCAACAACAGCAGAGACCCGGACAGCAGAATCAGCAGCAAAATCAGCAGAGGCAGCGACCTGGGCCTAACCCGCAGCCCGGCCAGAAGAGGCCGCACCAGTCCAGGTTTCAGTCCCATCCCCCGCCACAAGAACAGCAGCCTGCAACCGCGGAAACCCGAGACGAGGGCGGCTGGAACGAT GGTGTTAGGGCCACTCTGTCCCTTCTGAAGAGGCCTGGAGAGAAGACATACACGCAGCGCTGCAGGCTGTTTGTGGGAAATCTTCCCACTGATATCAGTGATGAAGAGTTCAAGAAGCTATTTGCAAAATATGGCGAACCCGGGGAAGTGTTCATCAACAAGAGCAAAGGATTTGGCTTTATTAAGCTG GAAACAAGGGCGCTGGCTGAAATTGCCAAAGCAGAGCTTGATGACTTCCCAATGAGAGGCAGACAACTGAGAGTACGATTTGCAACTCATTCTGCTGCTCTTTCTGTTCGCAATTTGTCTCCATTTGTGTCAAATGAGCTCTTAGAAGAGGCCTTCAGTCAGTTTGGACCAGTTGAGAGGGCTGTAGTTATAGTGGATGACCGAGGGAGATCCACTGGAAAGGGGATTGTTGAATTTGCTGCAAAACCAGCAGCCAGAAAAGCCTATGAAAGATGTACTGAAGGAGTGTTTCTTTTGACAAC AACACCAATGCCTGTGATTGTGGAACCCCTAGAGCAGTTTGATGATGAGGATGGACTTCCTGAGAAACTTGCTCAGAAAAATCACCTATATCAAAA GGAGAGAGAAGTTCCACCTCGGTTTGCACAGCATGGCTCCTTTGAGTTTGAGTATTCCCAGAGGTGGAAGTCTTTGGATGAAATGGAGAAACAGCAAAGACAACAGGTGGAGAAAAACATGAAGGAAGCTAAAGAGAAGCTTGAAAGTGAAATGGAAGATGCTTTTCATGAACATCAAGCCAACCTGCTTCGACAAG atcttCTGAGACGACAAGAAGAACTCAGACGAATGGAAGAACTACATAACCAAGAAATGCAGAAACGTAAAGAGATGCAGCTAAG ACAAGAGGAGGAACGACGAAGACGTGAAGAGGAGATGATGCTTCGTCAGCGTGAAATGGAGGAGCAGATGAGGCGCCAAAGAGAAGAGGGTTACCGAATGGGATACATGGACCCT AGAGAACGAGAGTTGCGCATGGGAGGAAACTCCATGGCCATGGGAG atCCCTATGCTGCAGCAGCACAGAAGTACCCACCTCTTGGGGCACCTGGTATGGGTTATGATGGCAGTCCAGGTGTGACCCAGGCAGCAATTGCTTCATCACTTATGGCAGGAGACATG